In one window of Myxococcales bacterium DNA:
- a CDS encoding ABC transporter permease — protein sequence MVIRALSRKLLRDLVQLRAQLFTIALVVACGVTSYVATVGTFRAIEGAKDRFYEAHRFADAWAPLERAPRSAKARIEEIRGVQTVETRIVTRVAISMPALREPASAVLSSLPPSGVPALNAVYLRRGRLPDPTRTDEVVVSEPFAKAHGLEPGRSTVSAVIEGELRVLRVVGVGLSPEHVFTLSEMMSAPDDRRSGVLWMSEPALASACRMEGAFNDVAVRLQPGASVDGVVTELDRALVPFGGRGAYARKSQPSHRTVTGELAQLEGFSSAVPVIFLGVAAFLLNVVLARVVELQRNQIAVLRALGYHGSEIGLHFLQLVVVVVLVGAALGVPVGAWVGRAWTQIYQPYFRFPALEFALDARTVAIAVLSTLAAALVGALRTVRAVASLSPVEAMNPPPPPLFGTSLADRLGVLQLLSSSARMVARETLRRPWRLSLSAFGIALSMAIVVVGRFQSDAVDELLKMQFGMMTREDLSVALRRPVRVDELQSFRSLPGVRHAEGERAVPVRFRSGRKFRDGGLTGQLPGADLRRVVEWPGRYVPLEASGLVVSRKLAEVLGLHVGDLLEVEVLLGRHARGSLRVVRLIDDLAGLAAYAPLETVADLLGEEPTISSVYLQTDPREEAALDARLRAMSNVAGVGKRGETLAAIERQMAESMSVFTTIITLFAAIIAVGIVYNNARVALSSRARELASLRVLGFTRAEVSSILLGELALQVVLALPLGALLGRALAVAMLSTVDPEQYRFHLVISTRTYLLAALVVVAASAASALAVRRRIDALDLIGVLKTRE from the coding sequence GTGGTGATCAGGGCCCTGTCGCGGAAGCTCCTGCGCGATCTCGTGCAGCTCCGCGCCCAGCTCTTCACCATCGCGCTCGTGGTGGCGTGTGGGGTCACGTCCTACGTGGCGACCGTGGGCACCTTCCGGGCGATCGAGGGCGCGAAGGATCGCTTCTACGAGGCCCACCGGTTCGCCGACGCGTGGGCGCCGCTCGAGCGCGCGCCGCGCTCCGCCAAGGCGCGCATCGAGGAGATCCGCGGCGTTCAGACGGTGGAGACGAGGATCGTCACGAGGGTCGCGATCTCGATGCCCGCGCTCCGCGAGCCGGCCTCGGCCGTGCTCTCGTCGCTCCCGCCGAGCGGCGTACCGGCGCTGAACGCGGTCTACCTTCGCCGCGGGCGCCTCCCCGATCCGACGCGCACCGACGAGGTGGTGGTGAGCGAGCCGTTCGCGAAGGCCCACGGGCTCGAACCAGGAAGAAGCACGGTAAGCGCCGTGATCGAGGGCGAGCTGCGCGTGCTGCGGGTGGTGGGCGTGGGGCTCTCGCCCGAGCATGTGTTCACGCTCTCCGAGATGATGTCCGCGCCCGACGACAGACGGAGCGGCGTCCTGTGGATGAGCGAGCCCGCCCTCGCCTCCGCGTGCCGCATGGAGGGCGCGTTCAATGACGTCGCGGTCCGCCTCCAGCCCGGCGCCTCGGTCGACGGGGTCGTGACCGAGCTTGACCGCGCGCTCGTCCCCTTCGGCGGCCGCGGCGCCTACGCACGCAAGAGCCAGCCCTCACACCGGACGGTCACCGGCGAGCTCGCCCAGCTCGAGGGCTTCTCTTCGGCGGTCCCCGTCATCTTCCTCGGGGTGGCGGCGTTCTTGCTCAACGTGGTGCTCGCGCGCGTCGTCGAGCTCCAGCGAAACCAGATCGCCGTGCTGCGCGCGCTCGGGTACCACGGCAGCGAGATCGGCCTGCACTTTCTCCAGCTCGTGGTGGTCGTCGTGCTCGTGGGCGCCGCGCTCGGGGTGCCCGTCGGCGCGTGGGTCGGGCGCGCGTGGACGCAGATCTACCAGCCCTATTTCCGCTTCCCGGCCCTCGAGTTCGCGCTCGACGCGCGCACCGTGGCGATCGCCGTGCTCTCCACCCTCGCCGCCGCGCTCGTCGGCGCGCTGCGCACGGTGCGCGCCGTCGCGAGCCTCTCGCCGGTCGAGGCGATGAACCCTCCGCCGCCCCCGCTGTTCGGCACGTCGCTCGCCGACCGCCTCGGTGTGCTCCAGCTGCTCTCGTCCTCGGCGCGCATGGTGGCGCGCGAGACCCTCCGGCGGCCGTGGCGGCTCTCGCTGTCCGCGTTCGGCATCGCGCTCTCGATGGCCATCGTCGTGGTGGGGAGGTTCCAGTCCGACGCGGTCGACGAGCTCCTCAAGATGCAGTTTGGCATGATGACGCGCGAGGACCTCTCGGTCGCGCTCCGGCGCCCCGTGCGCGTCGACGAGCTCCAGTCTTTTCGCAGCCTACCGGGCGTGCGGCACGCGGAGGGGGAGCGCGCGGTGCCCGTGCGCTTCCGTAGCGGGCGCAAGTTCCGCGACGGCGGCCTCACGGGCCAGCTCCCCGGCGCCGACCTGCGCCGCGTCGTGGAGTGGCCCGGGCGGTACGTCCCGCTCGAGGCCTCGGGCCTCGTCGTGAGCCGCAAGCTCGCCGAGGTCCTCGGCCTCCACGTGGGTGATCTCCTGGAGGTCGAGGTGCTCCTCGGCCGCCACGCCCGCGGATCGCTGCGTGTCGTCCGCCTCATCGACGACCTCGCGGGCCTCGCGGCCTACGCCCCCCTGGAGACCGTGGCCGACCTGCTCGGCGAGGAGCCCACGATCTCGTCGGTGTACCTCCAGACCGACCCACGCGAGGAGGCGGCGCTCGACGCGAGGCTGCGCGCCATGAGCAACGTGGCCGGCGTGGGAAAGCGCGGCGAGACGCTCGCGGCCATCGAGCGCCAAATGGCTGAATCCATGAGTGTTTTTACCACCATCATCACCCTGTTCGCGGCCATCATCGCGGTGGGGATCGTCTACAACAACGCGCGCGTGGCGCTCTCGTCGCGCGCGCGCGAGCTCGCGAGCTTGCGCGTACTGGGCTTCACGCGGGCCGAGGTGTCGTCCATCCTGCTCGGCGAGCTCGCGCTTCAGGTCGTCCTCGCCCTGCCGCTCGGGGCGCTCCTCGGGCGCGCGCTCGCCGTCGCGATGCTGAGCACGGTCGACCCGGAGCAGTACCGGTTCCACCTCGTCATTTCGACGCGCACGTACCTGTTGGCGGCGCTCGTGGTGGTCGCCGCGTCCGCCGCGAGCGCTCTCGCGGTGCGACGGCGCATCGACGCGCTCGACCTCATTGGTGTCCTCAAGACCCGGGAATGA
- a CDS encoding ABC transporter ATP-binding protein, producing the protein MCCDRPVPSPPSPAGPVLEARGLTKTYTMGAVQVHALGGVDLTLVPGEIVVLLGASGSGKSTLLNLLGGLDAPTRGEIRYRDRVLGGADERELTRYRREHVGFVFQFYNLIPSLTARENVQLVCDLSDDPMTPEAALALVGLGGRMDHFPAQLSGGEQQRVAIARAVAKRPDVLLCDEPTGALDCTTGRLVLSVIERVNRELGTTVAVITHNAPIAAMADRVIVLSDGLVKSETTNPTRAAAEHISW; encoded by the coding sequence ATGTGCTGCGATCGGCCCGTGCCCTCCCCGCCGTCCCCCGCGGGCCCCGTCCTCGAAGCGCGCGGGCTCACAAAAACCTACACGATGGGCGCCGTCCAGGTGCACGCGCTCGGTGGCGTGGATCTCACGCTGGTCCCGGGCGAAATCGTGGTCCTCCTGGGCGCCTCCGGCAGCGGCAAGTCCACCCTGCTGAACCTCCTCGGGGGCCTCGACGCGCCCACCCGCGGCGAGATCCGCTACCGCGACAGGGTCCTCGGAGGCGCCGACGAGCGCGAGCTCACGCGCTATCGACGCGAGCACGTCGGGTTCGTCTTCCAGTTCTACAACCTCATCCCGAGCCTCACCGCGCGCGAGAACGTACAGCTGGTCTGCGACCTGTCGGACGACCCGATGACCCCCGAGGCCGCGCTCGCCCTCGTGGGCCTCGGCGGGCGGATGGATCATTTCCCCGCGCAGCTCTCCGGCGGCGAGCAGCAGCGCGTGGCGATCGCGCGGGCCGTGGCGAAGCGCCCCGACGTGCTCCTCTGCGACGAGCCCACCGGCGCGCTCGACTGTACGACCGGGCGGCTCGTGCTCTCGGTCATCGAGCGCGTGAACCGAGAGCTCGGCACCACGGTCGCCGTCATCACCCACAACGCCCCCATCGCGGCCATGGCCGATCGGGTGATCGTGCTCTCCGACGGCCTCGTGAAGAGCGAAACCACGAACCCCACGAGAGCCGCCGCGGAGCATATTTCGTGGTGA
- a CDS encoding serine/threonine protein kinase, translating into MSIDPASTALSALTTALDGRPEVWETVRRRWREDGLGALSGASSMPENVRMLVDELGVALSDAAEADASALAELFDTRVGPALLAWCTACSGRRDLTLAPLLRRAFASGTLPEAALVDAVRARVVEGPLQDALACTPLLGTGEALVLPENAQALARLQLLLWEAGASALSVPELGPWLWGTTSTFEVMIHQPARGSLRGRVLAARCLEVGVTGMPATTSPQLVGRTLQLLQPLLLHPEPLVWVHAARALGRLTGPVEQLQGTLLDWVQGSSLILRQRAMTAFASLPAERFGFLAGQLIAIINSRDEEPWVLAAIAAATPYLFFERRDIWNRLAKRILKGDGGAITARALARGLGALFRRETRDPEIVAPLRALRAMARAARPTSLDEVRRWIEVTAVTDVLDAAERDPLDIELGIENLARLAAQYDDEEADGRAARFASSLTSTFHEAKKLALGRAKLRQRAAAVNAVEGAARTFALRLWAPMLATHPSGEALDEPNLDETWKAIAQAPAEILDLVKERRQGEGGADPEQTALPLEVLAVRLGGYALDACGEDAELGPGRGPTAHDTCLWLRKIEGLADGSRELSGPLKSALSALFWRLVDITRGTALGEVDDVRWLGPFAAWWGLIIDRPAMLLQLGIALPMMSPAALDTCCGQAEALRTAVASGSPDGAWGAASAQALAKLHAEDTELAHALAALAESLAAFGQASGPRADLDAMALELVLAGDRLHGALADPVKALHPATAGSAQDSLTRSATENAPRVAALVARAVRARELSMLDVWFASLGPVASALLEAAVRGAISRTPAPASPKKPERKSIEGYELIKPLGEGGIGTVWLVRKPGADRLFVLKIPKADALANATDVEREGILTSFVEEARVLAGLYHPNVANIIDRGVSNGVPFLVLEYLIGADLKEYASAGLMTLPELRQVVLDSCAGLSALHTAGLVHRDVKPANLWLRLPLAGGVRFDPAKHRDSSLVHPLATVVIDFGMVRATRVPADAGGRFVAGTAGYIAPEQVLDPVELDPRSDVYALAGTLYTVTTGRAFFDEIESQRDRIIAHMRRDPLEDASRLHPFPARVARLLRAATLRDPAHRPTPLEFGREFAASI; encoded by the coding sequence ATGTCGATCGATCCGGCCTCCACCGCTCTCTCCGCGCTCACGACCGCCCTCGACGGCCGCCCGGAGGTGTGGGAGACGGTGCGGCGCCGCTGGCGCGAGGACGGCCTCGGTGCGCTCTCCGGGGCCTCGTCGATGCCCGAGAACGTCCGGATGCTCGTCGACGAGCTCGGGGTCGCGCTCTCCGACGCGGCCGAGGCCGACGCGAGCGCTCTGGCCGAGCTTTTCGATACGCGCGTGGGGCCCGCCCTGCTCGCGTGGTGCACGGCGTGCTCCGGCCGCCGCGACCTCACGCTCGCGCCGCTGCTCCGCCGGGCCTTCGCGTCCGGGACGCTCCCCGAGGCTGCCCTCGTGGACGCCGTGCGCGCCCGCGTGGTCGAGGGGCCGCTCCAAGACGCGCTGGCGTGCACGCCCCTGCTCGGCACCGGCGAGGCCCTCGTGCTCCCCGAGAACGCGCAGGCGCTCGCGCGCCTCCAGCTCCTCCTGTGGGAAGCGGGGGCCAGCGCGCTCTCCGTGCCCGAGCTCGGCCCCTGGCTCTGGGGGACCACCTCCACGTTCGAGGTGATGATCCACCAGCCCGCGCGCGGCTCGCTCCGTGGGCGCGTGCTCGCGGCGCGGTGCCTCGAGGTGGGCGTGACCGGCATGCCGGCGACGACTTCGCCCCAGCTCGTGGGGCGCACGCTCCAGCTCCTTCAGCCCCTGCTGTTGCACCCCGAGCCGCTCGTGTGGGTGCACGCAGCGCGCGCGCTCGGGCGCCTCACGGGGCCGGTCGAGCAGCTGCAGGGCACGCTGCTCGACTGGGTGCAGGGCTCCTCGCTCATCCTGCGGCAGCGCGCGATGACGGCGTTCGCCTCGCTGCCGGCCGAGCGCTTCGGGTTCCTCGCCGGCCAGCTGATCGCGATCATCAACTCGCGCGACGAAGAGCCGTGGGTGCTCGCGGCGATCGCCGCGGCGACGCCCTACCTCTTCTTCGAGCGCCGAGACATCTGGAACCGGCTCGCGAAGCGAATCTTGAAGGGAGACGGCGGCGCCATCACCGCCCGCGCCCTCGCCCGTGGTCTCGGCGCGCTGTTTCGCCGCGAGACGCGCGACCCCGAGATCGTCGCGCCGCTCCGCGCGCTCCGCGCGATGGCCCGCGCCGCGCGTCCAACCTCGCTCGACGAGGTGCGCCGGTGGATCGAGGTGACCGCCGTCACGGACGTCCTCGACGCCGCCGAGCGCGATCCCCTCGACATCGAGCTCGGCATCGAGAACCTCGCGCGGCTCGCAGCGCAGTACGACGACGAGGAGGCAGACGGTCGCGCGGCGCGGTTCGCGAGCTCCCTCACGTCCACGTTCCACGAAGCGAAGAAGCTCGCGCTGGGGCGCGCAAAGCTGCGCCAGCGCGCCGCCGCGGTCAACGCGGTCGAGGGCGCGGCCCGGACGTTCGCGCTCCGCCTGTGGGCGCCGATGCTCGCGACCCACCCCTCAGGCGAGGCCCTCGACGAGCCCAACCTCGACGAGACCTGGAAGGCCATCGCGCAGGCGCCGGCCGAGATCCTGGACCTCGTCAAAGAACGTCGCCAGGGCGAGGGCGGGGCCGATCCGGAGCAGACCGCGCTGCCGCTCGAGGTGCTGGCGGTGCGGCTCGGCGGGTACGCTCTCGACGCCTGCGGGGAAGACGCGGAGCTTGGCCCGGGGCGCGGCCCCACGGCCCACGACACGTGTCTCTGGCTCCGCAAGATCGAGGGGCTCGCCGACGGCTCGCGCGAGCTCTCCGGGCCCCTGAAGAGCGCGCTCAGCGCGCTGTTCTGGCGGCTCGTCGACATCACGCGCGGCACGGCGCTGGGCGAAGTCGACGACGTGCGCTGGCTCGGGCCGTTCGCGGCCTGGTGGGGCCTCATCATCGATCGCCCCGCGATGCTTCTGCAGCTCGGCATCGCGCTCCCCATGATGTCGCCCGCCGCGCTCGACACCTGCTGTGGGCAGGCCGAGGCGCTGCGCACGGCGGTGGCGTCGGGCTCCCCCGATGGGGCGTGGGGCGCGGCGTCCGCCCAAGCCCTCGCGAAGCTCCACGCCGAGGACACCGAGCTCGCCCACGCGCTCGCGGCGCTCGCGGAGAGCCTCGCGGCTTTCGGCCAGGCGAGCGGACCGCGCGCCGATCTCGACGCCATGGCGCTCGAGCTCGTGCTCGCGGGTGATCGACTGCACGGCGCGCTCGCCGATCCGGTGAAGGCGCTCCACCCCGCCACGGCGGGCAGCGCGCAGGACTCGCTCACGCGGAGCGCCACCGAGAACGCGCCCCGCGTGGCCGCGCTGGTCGCGCGCGCCGTGCGGGCCCGGGAGCTGTCGATGCTCGACGTGTGGTTCGCGTCGCTCGGACCGGTCGCCTCGGCGCTGCTCGAGGCCGCCGTGCGCGGCGCGATCTCGCGGACGCCCGCGCCCGCGTCGCCGAAGAAGCCCGAGCGAAAGTCGATCGAGGGCTACGAGCTCATCAAGCCCCTCGGCGAGGGTGGGATCGGCACGGTGTGGCTCGTCCGCAAGCCAGGCGCCGATCGGCTCTTCGTCCTCAAGATCCCCAAGGCGGACGCGCTGGCCAACGCCACCGACGTCGAGCGCGAGGGCATCCTCACGTCCTTCGTGGAGGAGGCCCGGGTGCTCGCCGGGCTCTACCACCCGAACGTCGCCAACATCATCGATCGCGGCGTGTCGAACGGCGTGCCGTTCCTCGTGCTCGAGTACCTCATCGGCGCCGATCTCAAGGAGTACGCGTCGGCCGGGCTCATGACCCTCCCCGAACTGCGCCAGGTGGTGCTCGACTCGTGCGCGGGGCTCTCGGCCCTCCACACGGCCGGCCTCGTCCACCGCGACGTCAAGCCGGCCAACCTCTGGCTGCGCCTGCCTCTCGCTGGCGGAGTGCGCTTCGACCCCGCGAAACACCGCGACTCGTCGCTCGTTCACCCGCTGGCTACCGTGGTCATCGACTTCGGCATGGTGCGCGCGACCCGCGTTCCCGCCGACGCGGGCGGACGCTTCGTCGCAGGGACGGCAGGCTACATCGCGCCCGAGCAGGTCCTCGATCCTGTGGAGCTCGACCCCCGCTCGGACGTGTACGCCCTCGCGGGCACCCTCTACACCGTCACCACTGGGCGGGCGTTCTTCGACGAGATCGAGAGCCAGCGCGAT